One Pseudomonas abieticivorans genomic region harbors:
- a CDS encoding arsinothricin resistance N-acetyltransferase ArsN1 family B, which yields MSNITTVRIAQLSDAQAIQAIYAPMVERTAISFELEPPPVEEMAKRIESTLPTYPYLVAERDGQVIGYAYASQHRAREAYRWSVDVTVYIAPNAHRSGVGRALYDVLLPTLERQGFHAAYAGIALPNDGSVGLHEALGFAHIGTYPEVGFKHGVWHDVGYWRIALNVTNPPKPPVPFSESSPKL from the coding sequence ATGAGCAACATCACCACAGTCAGGATTGCGCAGCTTTCGGACGCGCAAGCCATCCAGGCAATCTACGCACCGATGGTCGAGCGTACCGCGATTTCGTTCGAGCTAGAGCCCCCTCCAGTCGAAGAGATGGCCAAGCGGATTGAATCGACTTTGCCGACTTACCCCTACCTCGTAGCGGAGCGAGACGGCCAGGTTATCGGCTATGCATACGCCAGTCAGCATCGTGCTCGTGAGGCCTATCGCTGGTCGGTCGACGTCACGGTCTATATAGCGCCAAACGCACACCGTAGCGGCGTTGGCCGGGCTCTCTATGACGTATTGCTGCCGACACTGGAGAGGCAAGGCTTTCACGCAGCCTATGCCGGGATCGCGCTACCCAACGATGGCAGCGTGGGGCTACACGAAGCACTTGGCTTCGCTCACATCGGTACGTATCCAGAAGTTGGATTCAAGCACGGCGTCTGGCATGACGTCGGGTATTGGCGAATTGCGCTGAATGTCACGAATCCGCCAAAACCGCCCGTGCCTTTCAGTGAGAGCAGCCCGAAACTTTAG
- a CDS encoding metallophosphoesterase, translated as MKALILSDLHIEFEPYHVPPVDVDLVILAGDIHKGVRGVRWANEMFSVPVVYVVGNHEFYSGHLDYTLEKMRAASDNHVHVLEREIFVFEGCRFLGATCWTDYTSSGDMSTAMAIARSSMNDFKTIRADTGYRRSRPDDLVTRNHLARDWLSSQLDAPFEGSTVVISHHCPVPEVAGDNEEGHLSASYTNSWHSLVSRSDVWIFGHTHHAIDQTLGGCRLVSNPKGYPGESTGFDPMKIIEI; from the coding sequence ATGAAAGCACTCATTCTGTCTGACCTGCATATCGAATTTGAGCCCTACCATGTTCCGCCTGTAGACGTCGACTTGGTTATTCTCGCGGGTGACATTCATAAAGGGGTAAGAGGTGTTCGATGGGCGAATGAGATGTTCTCAGTGCCCGTCGTCTACGTGGTCGGCAACCATGAGTTCTATTCAGGCCATCTTGATTACACGTTGGAAAAAATGCGGGCGGCGTCAGACAACCATGTACACGTACTTGAACGAGAAATTTTTGTGTTCGAGGGGTGCCGATTTCTGGGGGCGACCTGTTGGACTGACTATACATCGAGCGGGGACATGAGCACGGCTATGGCGATTGCTCGTAGCTCCATGAACGATTTCAAGACTATCAGGGCTGACACGGGTTACCGAAGATCGCGCCCAGATGACCTGGTTACACGCAATCATTTGGCTCGTGATTGGCTGTCCTCCCAGCTAGATGCTCCCTTCGAAGGGAGCACGGTCGTCATCAGCCACCATTGCCCAGTTCCTGAGGTGGCTGGAGACAATGAGGAAGGGCATTTGAGCGCGAGTTACACCAATAGCTGGCATTCACTGGTCAGCAGGAGTGATGTATGGATTTTTGGGCATACCCATCACGCGATTGACCAGACGTTGGGCGGTTGTCGGCTTGTATCGAACCCCAAGGGATATCCCGGCGAATCGACGGGATTTGACCCGATGAAAATTATTGAAATATAA
- a CDS encoding integrase, translated as MSENISEALLWPTITAQPGDVRELSDSARDKLIVSAIKVDGHWVIRSRYGDSIWQLDGLPNNVSRSNREIDFDSLPLTFRPVMKAILYRYIRRGRRESALPKGAMIRGLVVNARPFLRHLETLKIDHLGAVTPMIAATYVSACRNQKQSQKSGKPLSQSTLQRRYSTVEALYELSQYTGDRIAQHPWPETSARAMAGRLGDVDGGKTPLIPDAAFCTLFEKAYRELEGGKRLLDLRDDLEAIAAQSKVQKTFDTIRSKNQHLNRMGWEGGLGTLKKSLTTLRTACYVILASTSGCRNHELANLQSGAHHRTEDDEGTIYHWMRSTSEKTDEGLHDWMIPEAAVRALRIMERWSLPYQAMITKEIALRRRLNSQDPQIAEAYKHRHSLFLGAESKKNGTVRTLSNTSWGGILKAFAKDCGLDWKLASHQFRRKFANYAARSRFGDLRYLKEHYAHWSLDMTLGYAMDDSWGQHLDLDLYAEIQDELEDIKLGVVDNWMGNEPLAGGYGRAIKGWQREPENLLIFKDRASMLKSISESTAIRSNGHAWCTADNDGCVGNTLERSRCGGCDHSVIAHSHAPIYQRLYDDLKGLLYCKDIGEGGRQRVERDLNRCRDVLVQLGMPPEALTA; from the coding sequence ATGAGTGAAAACATCTCAGAAGCACTGCTATGGCCGACGATCACAGCTCAGCCTGGCGATGTGCGTGAGCTTTCTGACTCCGCGCGCGACAAGCTGATCGTCAGCGCAATCAAAGTCGATGGACACTGGGTCATTCGTAGTCGCTATGGGGACAGTATCTGGCAACTCGATGGTTTACCCAACAACGTTTCGCGCAGCAACCGAGAGATTGACTTCGACAGCTTGCCATTGACGTTTCGGCCCGTGATGAAGGCAATTCTTTACAGATATATCAGACGTGGTCGTCGTGAATCAGCCCTGCCCAAGGGCGCAATGATTCGCGGGCTAGTAGTCAACGCACGGCCATTCTTACGCCATTTAGAAACGCTGAAGATCGATCACCTTGGTGCAGTAACCCCTATGATCGCTGCGACCTATGTGAGTGCCTGCAGAAATCAAAAGCAGTCTCAGAAATCAGGCAAACCACTTTCTCAATCAACCCTACAGCGCCGCTACTCCACAGTTGAAGCGCTCTATGAACTCAGCCAATACACAGGCGACCGAATAGCACAGCACCCATGGCCTGAAACCTCCGCAAGAGCCATGGCTGGAAGGCTCGGAGACGTAGACGGAGGAAAAACGCCACTCATTCCTGACGCAGCGTTCTGCACTCTGTTCGAAAAGGCCTATCGAGAGCTAGAAGGCGGCAAGCGCTTGCTTGACCTGCGTGATGACCTAGAAGCTATTGCTGCACAGAGCAAAGTCCAAAAAACCTTCGATACGATAAGAAGCAAAAATCAGCACCTAAATCGCATGGGTTGGGAGGGAGGCCTGGGGACATTAAAAAAATCCCTGACAACCCTGCGAACGGCGTGCTACGTCATCCTGGCAAGCACTTCAGGCTGCCGTAATCACGAGCTGGCAAACTTGCAATCGGGAGCGCACCACCGCACCGAAGATGATGAGGGCACAATTTACCACTGGATGCGTTCTACATCCGAAAAGACCGATGAAGGACTTCACGACTGGATGATTCCAGAAGCTGCAGTGCGCGCCCTTCGGATCATGGAGCGCTGGTCTCTACCCTACCAGGCGATGATAACCAAAGAGATTGCCCTGCGACGTCGTCTCAACTCGCAGGATCCCCAAATCGCAGAGGCTTACAAACACCGCCATTCCCTTTTCTTGGGGGCTGAGTCTAAAAAAAACGGAACAGTCCGTACACTTTCCAATACCAGCTGGGGCGGGATCCTCAAAGCTTTCGCCAAAGACTGCGGGTTGGATTGGAAACTCGCCAGCCACCAATTTCGACGCAAATTCGCCAACTATGCCGCGCGTAGCCGCTTTGGCGACCTCCGTTACCTAAAGGAGCATTACGCTCACTGGTCGCTGGACATGACACTTGGTTACGCTATGGACGACAGCTGGGGACAGCATCTCGATCTTGATCTGTATGCGGAGATTCAAGATGAGCTTGAAGATATCAAGCTCGGAGTCGTGGACAACTGGATGGGTAATGAGCCCTTGGCTGGAGGATACGGACGCGCCATTAAGGGGTGGCAACGGGAGCCTGAAAATCTGCTGATTTTCAAAGATCGTGCCTCTATGCTGAAGTCCATCTCTGAGAGCACAGCTATCCGCAGCAATGGCCACGCTTGGTGTACGGCGGACAACGACGGATGCGTTGGTAATACCCTTGAACGAAGCCGCTGCGGTGGCTGTGATCATTCGGTGATCGCACACTCCCACGCTCCTATCTACCAACGACTTTACGATGATCTGAAAGGGTTGCTGTACTGCAAAGACATCGGTGAAGGAGGTCGCCAACGCGTTGAGCGCGACCTAAACCGCTGCCGAGACGTATTGGTACAGCTGGGCATGCCTCCGGAGGCACTGACGGCATGA
- the qatB gene encoding Qat anti-phage system associated protein QatB, producing MVPSWTPPLPPLPPEPPRPPSPPLDEPGDEDSPGQEDDPHGDIDADTPIPEVVPAAPVPLAPPARFIGARRGLGDYARNGDRGSLRRSLREYVRNGYGGAKTTTARFGGTAAIAGVFSSTLESLADPSAQASSTALDPVLWSGRSASEVMDALVEAVRPVDGTQDAEAERASIRGSLSDVLVRYPDADLLNLSADQRAFAIERFTAMDVFHRYELDLGKAVQEKASSATVAVRRLREIKDYIKECVSASFRKIAASGSRLTTGRISQVVTRALQDTFEVFEGYVE from the coding sequence ATGGTACCTTCCTGGACTCCGCCACTGCCGCCACTGCCGCCCGAGCCTCCACGGCCTCCTTCGCCACCACTGGATGAGCCAGGGGATGAAGATTCTCCGGGCCAGGAGGACGATCCGCATGGAGATATTGATGCCGATACTCCCATTCCTGAAGTAGTTCCTGCCGCACCCGTCCCCCTTGCTCCTCCGGCTCGATTCATTGGTGCGCGTCGAGGGCTTGGAGACTATGCGAGAAACGGCGATCGCGGGAGCTTACGCAGAAGCCTTCGTGAATACGTCCGCAATGGATATGGTGGGGCGAAAACGACTACTGCCCGGTTCGGTGGTACAGCAGCTATCGCCGGGGTTTTCAGTAGTACTCTGGAATCCCTAGCTGATCCATCCGCTCAAGCGAGTTCAACCGCGCTTGATCCAGTGCTGTGGAGTGGTCGCTCAGCTTCAGAGGTCATGGACGCTCTGGTGGAGGCAGTGCGCCCGGTCGACGGCACCCAAGACGCGGAGGCGGAGCGTGCGTCCATCCGGGGATCTCTGTCTGATGTATTAGTGCGCTACCCGGATGCTGATTTGCTCAACCTATCGGCAGACCAGCGCGCTTTTGCAATCGAACGCTTCACTGCGATGGATGTATTTCACAGATACGAGCTCGACCTTGGGAAGGCCGTTCAGGAAAAAGCTTCATCAGCGACCGTCGCTGTGAGGCGTCTGAGAGAAATCAAGGACTACATCAAGGAGTGTGTGTCCGCATCGTTTCGCAAGATTGCGGCGTCCGGCTCTCGCTTGACGACAGGGCGGATTTCACAAGTTGTCACCCGCGCTTTGCAGGATACCTTTGAGGTGTTTGAGGGGTACGTAGAATGA
- the qatC gene encoding Qat anti-phage system QueC-like protein QatC: MEISPRAWDFLSIALSVVAADFTAIRATSADGWTRVIDLEIAVQDPDFWNTQSVALASALAFLTTDRWTLSFYPGGFAPPAQMQALHPKEDSVVLLSGGLDSLIGAIDLVNEGLRPYAVSQIVRGDGAKQAQFADGLGLTRIGLNHVAKSPGSQEPSQRARSIIFLAFGMAVATSLDRYQRGNNVPLYICENGFIAINPPLTVTRFGSLSTRTAHPEYLGRLQKIFDSAQINVQIQNPYSLKTKGEMLAECTNQGLLTQYAVASTSCGRFQRFGYRHCGRCVPCQVRRSSFQRWGELVDTTDYVYDDLGIQDPQHGQFEDVRSVGMALANVAQVGFDEWLGHSLFSPFIKDRAGYSQMLQRGLNELGALHATYRLS; this comes from the coding sequence TTGGAGATTTCGCCTCGGGCGTGGGATTTTCTGAGCATCGCTCTTTCCGTTGTGGCGGCAGACTTCACAGCTATACGCGCCACCAGCGCTGATGGTTGGACGCGAGTCATTGACCTTGAGATTGCGGTGCAGGATCCCGACTTCTGGAACACACAAAGCGTAGCATTAGCATCTGCATTGGCCTTCCTCACTACTGATCGGTGGACACTGTCATTTTATCCTGGTGGCTTTGCTCCTCCAGCCCAAATGCAAGCCCTGCACCCAAAGGAAGACTCTGTTGTTTTGCTTTCTGGTGGCCTAGACAGCTTGATCGGCGCGATCGATCTGGTTAACGAAGGGTTAAGGCCCTATGCAGTCAGCCAGATAGTGCGCGGAGATGGTGCAAAGCAAGCTCAGTTTGCAGATGGCCTTGGTCTTACCAGAATCGGGCTTAATCATGTTGCAAAATCTCCAGGTAGCCAAGAACCCTCACAACGCGCTCGCTCAATCATCTTCCTAGCCTTCGGGATGGCCGTGGCAACATCCCTTGACCGGTACCAGCGTGGCAATAATGTCCCGCTTTATATTTGTGAGAACGGTTTCATCGCGATCAATCCTCCGCTCACAGTCACCCGGTTTGGAAGCTTGAGTACGCGCACGGCGCACCCTGAATATCTAGGACGCTTACAGAAAATCTTCGATTCCGCGCAGATCAACGTCCAGATCCAGAATCCATATTCGCTTAAGACCAAGGGAGAAATGCTCGCTGAGTGCACCAATCAGGGCCTTCTCACCCAATATGCGGTTGCATCTACGAGCTGCGGAAGATTTCAGCGTTTTGGTTACAGACACTGTGGCCGTTGCGTTCCTTGTCAGGTCAGGCGCAGTTCATTCCAGCGGTGGGGGGAGTTGGTCGACACCACAGATTATGTTTATGACGACCTCGGCATTCAGGATCCACAGCATGGCCAGTTTGAAGACGTGAGGTCGGTCGGGATGGCATTAGCTAACGTCGCACAAGTCGGGTTCGATGAGTGGTTGGGTCACAGCCTTTTTTCCCCATTCATCAAGGATCGTGCTGGCTATAGTCAGATGCTTCAGAGAGGGCTCAATGAGTTAGGCGCCTTGCATGCGACCTACCGGTTGAGCTGA
- a CDS encoding helix-turn-helix domain-containing protein, protein MSLKFEVAAVLRALRQLQGGGYARLSDTTARRTIGELERGQTGVTLDKLAELAQALEFELPAFVILCVSLQENASIKSVIESTTACLEKFGSSGGLDLMSSEMAEGVLLKRSRGKPRNEKVISEIHRLRAEGKNPSEAARELGIPRTTVRRHWSP, encoded by the coding sequence ATGTCGCTAAAATTTGAGGTCGCTGCAGTCCTTAGAGCCCTCCGCCAGCTGCAGGGCGGTGGTTATGCGCGTCTTTCCGATACAACGGCACGTCGCACGATTGGCGAGCTGGAGCGCGGCCAGACCGGTGTGACCCTGGACAAGCTTGCAGAGCTTGCCCAGGCATTGGAGTTCGAACTGCCTGCGTTCGTGATCCTGTGTGTCAGCTTGCAGGAAAATGCTTCGATCAAATCAGTCATTGAATCGACGACAGCGTGCCTGGAAAAGTTTGGATCTTCAGGTGGGCTCGATCTGATGAGCAGTGAGATGGCAGAAGGTGTCTTACTGAAGCGATCGCGGGGCAAGCCCCGCAATGAAAAAGTGATATCGGAGATTCACCGGCTTCGAGCCGAAGGCAAAAACCCGTCCGAAGCAGCGAGGGAGCTAGGGATCCCCCGTACAACTGTCCGCCGCCATTGGAGTCCTTAG
- a CDS encoding TetR family transcriptional regulator has protein sequence MKSKDKTANYKPAVDREKDLKLAIYRIENGRAHNKETKVTIAAVAREAGVSTALIHNHYPAVAEAIREKQGRSSRAMRDVKHQDLIAERQKSTGYRQEIEELKAKLASIASINEVLLEENSVLKAKLKDRSVVELVSAQPRR, from the coding sequence ATGAAGAGCAAAGACAAAACAGCCAACTATAAGCCTGCGGTAGATCGAGAAAAGGATCTCAAACTGGCCATCTACCGTATCGAGAACGGACGCGCTCATAACAAGGAAACCAAAGTAACCATTGCTGCCGTTGCCCGCGAGGCCGGCGTGTCGACGGCGCTGATTCACAACCACTACCCGGCAGTTGCAGAGGCCATCCGGGAGAAGCAGGGTCGATCAAGCCGCGCCATGCGGGATGTCAAACATCAAGATCTGATTGCTGAGCGCCAAAAGTCCACAGGATATCGTCAGGAAATTGAGGAGCTCAAAGCCAAGCTCGCCAGCATTGCATCCATTAATGAGGTGCTGCTGGAGGAGAACAGTGTGCTTAAAGCCAAGCTCAAAGACCGGAGTGTAGTTGAGCTAGTTTCAGCCCAGCCGCGCAGGTAG
- a CDS encoding HAD family hydrolase — MKITAAIFDAFGTTVHITRPTHPYRQLLREGRSQGRVPKVDDLRTLMTNGLSLGEAACVFGINLTPAKLHLLEQALEEEIASMRPYPDAREAIAILQAAGLSVAICSNLAMPYGMAIKQILPDLDAYVFSYQAGVTKPDPIIYRETCRLLGVQPGNEFSGQGRVVMIGDSPRCDRDGPRQVGISGFLLRRGQPDDFSSLVGFAHTIVGCD, encoded by the coding sequence ATGAAGATCACCGCTGCCATATTCGATGCCTTCGGAACTACCGTTCACATCACTCGGCCAACACATCCTTATCGTCAGTTGCTCCGCGAAGGTAGGTCTCAGGGACGTGTGCCTAAAGTGGATGATCTTCGAACGCTCATGACCAACGGGCTCTCACTCGGTGAGGCCGCGTGTGTTTTTGGTATCAATCTCACGCCCGCCAAACTACATCTCCTTGAGCAAGCGCTGGAGGAAGAAATAGCGAGCATGCGACCCTATCCAGATGCCCGAGAGGCGATCGCGATATTGCAGGCTGCTGGGTTGAGTGTGGCTATCTGTTCCAATTTGGCCATGCCGTACGGTATGGCAATAAAACAGATCCTCCCTGACCTCGATGCATACGTTTTCAGCTATCAGGCCGGCGTTACGAAGCCCGATCCGATCATTTATCGGGAGACCTGTAGGCTGCTAGGCGTGCAGCCTGGCAATGAGTTTAGTGGTCAAGGGCGCGTCGTGATGATTGGTGACTCGCCGAGGTGTGATCGAGATGGGCCACGCCAGGTCGGGATCAGCGGCTTCCTCTTACGCAGGGGACAGCCAGATGATTTTTCGAGCCTGGTTGGCTTCGCCCACACTATCGTTGGATGCGACTAG
- a CDS encoding KAP family P-loop NTPase fold protein codes for MWVDNETETDFLNFSGVADTVAEIIYQADGRPISIGVSGAWGAGKSSMIKLIQSSLRTPPEPKEKPSKDFVFVEFNAWLYQGYDDARAALMDVIATRLEEEALKRQTGLEKAGELIARVNWLRAAKMVGGAAFALASGVPPPGFMGEVFSLAGRVWSGGVDQAVVSDIHDKAEDAAKLAKDLVREKPPRSSPPREIQALRDNFESILDELGVTLVVLIDDLDRCLPETTISTLEAIRLFLFLRNTAFVIAADNEMIKHAVRRHFSGVPDDVLVTSYFDKLIQVPIRVPPLGTQEVRAYMMMLFLENSTLDKPTVEQIRIRVRDQLRTTWQGNRVDRAFMQGLYDSYPTELIGKFDTAERLAAVMTSASGIQGNPRLIKRFLNALAIRMTISRAQGVGVDEAVLVKLMLFERSGNPKAYEELMKAVASHKQGKPAMLQEWEESLKQGKALTLPQPWEHPFVKDWLALPPALADKDLRGAIYVSREHAPIITDEDRLSSEAAELLAALLEMPDMAYQLRERLATIAPLEITVLMDRLLDRASTEQEWGVPAILEALLVVAKLDGQQGLRLAAFLKERPPAQIQAGIVPKLTDEPWAKSVYQYWLSAEVSSPVKAAIRKLDGNVTK; via the coding sequence ATGTGGGTTGATAATGAAACAGAAACGGATTTTCTAAACTTCTCCGGAGTGGCCGACACCGTCGCCGAAATCATCTATCAGGCGGATGGTCGGCCAATCTCAATCGGTGTCTCAGGGGCTTGGGGCGCCGGTAAGTCCTCGATGATCAAACTGATCCAATCGTCGCTTCGAACCCCGCCTGAGCCGAAAGAGAAACCATCAAAAGATTTCGTATTCGTTGAGTTCAATGCATGGCTCTACCAAGGCTACGATGACGCCAGGGCTGCGCTCATGGACGTTATTGCGACCCGCCTTGAGGAGGAAGCGCTAAAGCGTCAAACAGGTTTGGAGAAAGCCGGCGAGCTGATCGCACGAGTCAATTGGCTTCGTGCGGCCAAAATGGTTGGTGGAGCAGCATTCGCGTTGGCCAGCGGCGTACCTCCTCCTGGATTTATGGGTGAAGTTTTCAGTTTGGCAGGCCGAGTCTGGTCAGGTGGGGTCGATCAAGCAGTAGTTTCCGACATTCACGATAAGGCCGAAGATGCTGCAAAGCTCGCCAAGGATCTTGTCCGGGAAAAGCCACCGCGATCATCGCCGCCACGGGAAATTCAAGCTCTAAGAGACAATTTCGAATCCATTCTCGACGAGCTAGGTGTGACGCTGGTCGTGCTGATCGACGATCTGGATCGCTGTCTCCCAGAAACGACGATTTCGACGCTTGAGGCCATCCGACTGTTCCTTTTCCTGCGTAATACCGCATTCGTCATCGCCGCTGATAACGAGATGATCAAGCACGCAGTTCGCCGGCATTTCAGTGGTGTCCCTGACGACGTCTTGGTCACCAGCTATTTTGACAAACTGATCCAAGTTCCCATCCGTGTTCCTCCTCTCGGTACGCAGGAAGTAAGGGCTTACATGATGATGCTGTTTTTGGAGAACAGTACTTTGGATAAGCCAACTGTTGAGCAGATACGCATCCGGGTTCGAGATCAGCTCAGGACGACATGGCAAGGTAACCGTGTCGACAGAGCCTTCATGCAGGGGCTTTACGATTCTTACCCAACTGAGTTGATCGGCAAGTTCGATACCGCCGAACGTTTGGCGGCTGTGATGACCTCGGCCTCCGGAATCCAAGGTAACCCACGGTTGATCAAGCGCTTCCTGAACGCTCTCGCCATCCGCATGACCATCTCGCGTGCTCAAGGTGTTGGAGTCGATGAGGCTGTGCTCGTCAAGTTGATGCTCTTTGAACGTAGTGGTAATCCCAAAGCCTATGAGGAGTTGATGAAAGCGGTCGCCTCTCACAAGCAGGGCAAGCCAGCAATGCTTCAGGAATGGGAGGAGAGCTTGAAGCAGGGCAAAGCGCTTACGCTTCCCCAACCGTGGGAGCACCCTTTCGTTAAGGATTGGTTGGCGTTACCTCCGGCGTTAGCCGATAAGGATCTGCGAGGCGCCATTTACGTAAGTCGCGAGCACGCGCCGATTATCACTGATGAGGATCGCCTCTCCTCAGAGGCTGCCGAGTTACTGGCGGCATTACTTGAAATGCCCGATATGGCCTACCAGCTCAGAGAGAGACTTGCGACCATCGCGCCGCTCGAAATCACAGTTTTGATGGATCGTCTCTTGGACAGGGCTAGCACTGAACAGGAGTGGGGGGTGCCAGCCATTCTTGAGGCTCTCCTTGTTGTCGCGAAGCTAGATGGACAACAAGGACTTCGCCTTGCTGCGTTTCTGAAAGAGCGTCCGCCGGCGCAGATTCAAGCTGGCATCGTCCCAAAGCTGACTGACGAGCCATGGGCGAAATCTGTTTATCAATATTGGCTGAGCGCCGAAGTCAGCTCTCCTGTGAAGGCGGCAATAAGGAAATTGGATGGGAACGTCACAAAATAG
- the arsH gene encoding arsenical resistance protein ArsH, whose translation MDEFSSESSPDLPNLDLSLVDIPTLDLLQGHDQPAHKPRILLLYGSTRERSFSRLLTQEAARILTLIGAEAVIFDPSGLPLPDDAPEDHPKVKELRDLVLWSEGQVWCSPERHGAMSAVFKAQIDWIPLTMGAVRPSQGKTLAVMQVCGGSQSFNTVNQLRILGRWMRMITIPNQSSVPKAFLEFDDVGRMKPSAYYDRVVDVMEELMKFTLMVRGRETYLVDRYSERKESAEALSKRVNQRSI comes from the coding sequence ATGGACGAATTTTCCTCGGAGAGCAGTCCGGATCTTCCAAATCTGGATCTTTCACTGGTTGATATCCCCACACTGGATCTGCTGCAGGGCCACGATCAACCGGCCCACAAGCCGCGTATTTTGTTGTTGTATGGTTCAACCCGTGAGCGCTCTTTCAGCAGGCTGTTGACTCAGGAGGCCGCACGCATCCTGACTCTAATAGGAGCCGAGGCCGTGATCTTCGACCCATCAGGTCTGCCTCTCCCTGATGACGCTCCGGAAGACCATCCAAAGGTAAAAGAGCTGCGGGATCTGGTTCTATGGTCGGAGGGACAGGTTTGGTGTTCGCCAGAGCGTCACGGTGCAATGTCTGCTGTGTTCAAAGCCCAAATCGACTGGATTCCTCTCACGATGGGGGCTGTGCGACCTAGTCAGGGTAAAACCCTTGCCGTAATGCAGGTCTGCGGTGGATCACAGTCCTTTAACACGGTAAACCAGCTGCGGATCCTCGGGCGCTGGATGCGGATGATCACCATCCCAAACCAGTCGTCAGTACCCAAGGCCTTCCTGGAGTTCGACGACGTAGGGCGTATGAAGCCATCTGCCTACTACGACCGTGTGGTGGATGTGATGGAGGAACTGATGAAGTTCACGCTGATGGTTCGGGGCCGGGAAACGTATCTGGTAGACCGCTACTCCGAGCGTAAGGAAAGCGCTGAGGCACTCTCGAAACGGGTCAACCAAAGATCGATTTGA